From a single Stigmatopora argus isolate UIUO_Sarg chromosome 4, RoL_Sarg_1.0, whole genome shotgun sequence genomic region:
- the mboat1 gene encoding lysophospholipid acyltransferase 1, producing the protein MFKMVDHVNVFFQSSGSQWLLPISDYFGFPLEMVNFLACQLFALLSAFWFRLYLSPCHSNPVVRHAVATLLGITFLIYCFGWSSTHFLAVVLANYLIMTQAEINHVHRYSMVMAMGYLTVCQVSRLVIFKYGILSTDFSGPLMIMTQKITSLAFQLHDGMCKKAEELTSEQKLLALNVRPSLVEYLSYNLNFLSVLVGPFNNYKDYINFIEGTHVSSRLRRQSSTCNGHNVYYKIQHPSPLSAVWKKLLVCSGCMLFFFIVTRSLPILYNVNPHFVSHAPFITRLTYSLLSMQAARPKFYFAWTLGDAINNAAGFGFEGLDENGKASWNLISNLNIIGIETATSYKTFIDNWNIQTGKWLKTVCYDRVQRHRIALTFILSALWHGAYPGYYFSFITSILITLVARAVRKLFRHHFLSSRGLKLGYDILTWVSTQLAISYTFMPFLLLGVEPTMVYYRSMYFHVHIISILAMFVLYPKLKSKVPSGAKRTSAQCLQVYCNNNDKTS; encoded by the exons ATGTTTAAGATGGTCGATCacgtaaatgtttttttccaaagctCTGGTTCTCAGTGGCTGCTTCCCATCAGTGATTATTTTGGATTTCCTCTGGAAATg GTGAACTTCTTGGCATGTCAGCTGTTTGCTCTACTGTCCGCCTTTTGGTTTCGTCTCTACCTCAGTCCTTGTCACAGCAACCCAGTGGTGAGGCACGCGGTAGCCACTCTGCTCGGCATCACCTTCCTCATCTACTGCTTTGGATG GTCGTCCACTCACTTCTTGGCTGTGGTTCTTGCAAACTATCTTATCATGACCCAGGCTGAGATCAACCATGTGCACAG ATATTCCATGGTGATGGCAATGGGATATCTGACTGTGTGCCAAGTCAGCAGACTCGTCATCTTTAAATATGGAATACTGTCTACTGACTTCTCCGG GCCGCTGATGATAATGACCCAGAAGATTACCTCACTTGCATTCCAGCTCCATGACg GTATGTGTAAGAAAGCAGAAGAACTGACCTCAGAACAGAAGCTGCTGGCGCTAAA TGTAAGACCTTCTCTCGTGGAGTACCTAAGTTACAATCTTAACTTCCTGAGCGTGTTGGTGGGCCCCTTCAATAACTACAAGGACTACATCAACTTCATTGAGGGCACACACGTTAGCAGCAGACTCAGACGACAGTCCAGCACGTGTAATGGACACAATGTCTACTACAAAATTCAACATCCTTCACCCTTG AGTGCAGTGTGGAAAAAATTGTTGGTGTGCTCTGGCTGCATGCTCTTCTTTTTCATCGTCACACGATCCTTGCCGATATTGTACAACGTCAATCCTCACTTTGTCAGCCACGCCCCTTTCATCACGCGGCTCACCTACAGTCTCCTCTCCATGCAAGCTGCAAGACCCAAATTCTACTTTGCTTGGACACTAG GTGATGCTATCAACAACGCTGCCGGTTTTGGTTTCGAAGGCCTGGATGAAAATGGAAAAGCTTCCTGGAACCTCATCAGTAATTTAAACATCATTGGCATTGAG ACAGCAACCAGCTACAAGACTTTCATAGACAACTGGAACATACAAACTGGAAAATGGCTCAAAAC GGTGTGCTATGACCGAGTTCAGCGTCACCGCATAGCATTGACCTTCATTCTATCTGCCTTGTGGCACGGAGCTTACCCAGGATACTATTTCTCCTTTATCACTTCCATCCTGATCACACTGGTTGCACGAGCT GTACGAAAATTGTTTCGGCACCATTTCCTCAGCTCCAGAGGCTTAAAGCTCGGTTATGACATCTTGACGTGGGTTTCCACTCAGTTGGCCATCAGCTACACTTTTATGCCCTTTCTACTCTTGGGAGTCGAGCCCACCATGGTGTATTACAG GTCCATGTACTTCCATGTGCACATCATCAGCATCCTGGCAATGTTTGTACTGTATCCCAAACTCAAAAGCAAAGTCCCCTCTGGAGCTAAAAGGACCTCCGCTCAGTGTCTACAGGTCTACTGTAACAACAATGACAAAACAAGCTGA
- the LOC144073540 gene encoding transcription factor E2F3-like isoform X2, which produces MLLSSLQPRRQMETLAKRRLALDDSDHQYQSEPSRTARGRGTATLAIGAHLKTAKTPKSPPERTRYDTSLGLLTKKFVDLLAQSVDGVLDLNLAAETLQVQKRRLYDITNVLEGIHLIKKKSKNNIQWMGCSLLEVEGSLNQRQRLTAEVSALAEEEQKLDQLIQRCTLDAKHMSESPSNEKYAYVTCEDMNQLGNLQDQTVIVVKAPKDTKLEVLDPEEGLSIHLTSTKGPLEVLLCPDVNDHSSPVKNGSMDINGNSPFLKVFQDSTSPGAATAVSVNSLSPISSQFTSLLQHTEDQMPSSLGPFLNLGPPILDQDNYLLGLGDDQGISDLFDTCDFDRLPSLGLDDLLCS; this is translated from the exons ATGCTTTTGAGTTCGCTTCAGCCTCGCAGGCAGATGGAAACATTG GCCAAAAGGCGACTAGCCCTCGATGATTCTGACCACCAGTACCAGTCAGAACCGTCAAGGACGGCAAGAGGTAGAGGGACTGCCACATTAGCCATTGGAGCACATTTAAAGACAGCAAAAA CACCCAAGTCACCACCAGAAAGAACGCGGTATGACACCTCTCTGGGACTCCTAACAAAGAAGTTCGTGGATTTGCTCGCCCAGTCTGTTGATGGAGTTTTGGACCTAAACCTTGCTGCAGAAACTTTACAG GTCCAGAAAAGAAGGCTATATGACATCACTAACGTGTTAGAGGGCATTCACCTCATCAAGAAGaaatcaaaaaacaacattcaaTGGAT GGGCTGCAGTCTGTTGGAAGTTGAGGGATCACTGAACCAGAGACAAAGACTGACGGCAGAGGTTTCCGCGCTGGCCGAAGAAGAGCAGAAACTTGATCAACTCATCCAGAGATGCACCCTGGATGCGAAGCACATGAGCGAGTCGCCAAGCAACGAGAA ATATGCATACGTGACATGTGAAGACATGAATCAACTGGGAAACCTTCAGGATCAAACTGTTATTGTTGTCAAAGCACCCAAGGACACGAAACTAGAAGTATTAGATCCTGAGGAG GGTCTCTCCATCCACTTGACCAGCACCAAAGGGCCTTTAGAGGTTCTGTTATGTCCAGATGTAAACGACCACAGTAGTCCGGTGAAAAATGGGAGCATGGACATCAATGGGAACTCACCTTTTCTCAAAGTCTTTCAAG ATTCCACGTCTCCTGGTGCCGCTACCGCTGTATCCGTCAATTCTCTCTCGCCAATCTCATCCCAATTCACAAGTCTTCTACAGCATACGGAAGACCAGATGCCTTCATCCCTGGGGCCTTTCTTGAACCTGGGACCCCCTATCCTGGATCAAGACAACTATCTTTTAGGATTGGGAGACGACCAGGGAATCAGCGACttgtttgacacctgtgactttGATAGGTTGCCTTCACTTGGTTTGGATGATCTCCTGTGTAGCTAG
- the LOC144073540 gene encoding transcription factor E2F3-like isoform X1, producing the protein MRRGISSAPDKVILTGVGGSHLDNNIILTALSDRLNPAQANATYIQIITTPPPCNVTQTSNVCLSEPSINNIYTTPQQAAANGSGHRPALGRPPAKRRLALDDSDHQYQSEPSRTARGRGTATLAIGAHLKTAKTPKSPPERTRYDTSLGLLTKKFVDLLAQSVDGVLDLNLAAETLQVQKRRLYDITNVLEGIHLIKKKSKNNIQWMGCSLLEVEGSLNQRQRLTAEVSALAEEEQKLDQLIQRCTLDAKHMSESPSNEKYAYVTCEDMNQLGNLQDQTVIVVKAPKDTKLEVLDPEEGLSIHLTSTKGPLEVLLCPDVNDHSSPVKNGSMDINGNSPFLKVFQDSTSPGAATAVSVNSLSPISSQFTSLLQHTEDQMPSSLGPFLNLGPPILDQDNYLLGLGDDQGISDLFDTCDFDRLPSLGLDDLLCS; encoded by the exons ATGAGAAGAGGGATCTCTTCGGCTCCGGACAAAGTGATTTTAACAGGCGTTGGGGGCTCACATCTCGACAATAATATCATTTTAACAGCGCTCTCGGATCGTTTAAACCCAGCTCAAGCCAACGCTACTTATATCCAAATAATAACTACACCACCGCCTTGCAACGTAACACAGACCTCAAATGTATGTTTATCCGAGCCCTCGATAAACAACATTTACACCACCCCACAACAGGCTGCAGCAAATGGAAGTGGACATCGACCCGCATTAGGAAGGCCGCCG GCCAAAAGGCGACTAGCCCTCGATGATTCTGACCACCAGTACCAGTCAGAACCGTCAAGGACGGCAAGAGGTAGAGGGACTGCCACATTAGCCATTGGAGCACATTTAAAGACAGCAAAAA CACCCAAGTCACCACCAGAAAGAACGCGGTATGACACCTCTCTGGGACTCCTAACAAAGAAGTTCGTGGATTTGCTCGCCCAGTCTGTTGATGGAGTTTTGGACCTAAACCTTGCTGCAGAAACTTTACAG GTCCAGAAAAGAAGGCTATATGACATCACTAACGTGTTAGAGGGCATTCACCTCATCAAGAAGaaatcaaaaaacaacattcaaTGGAT GGGCTGCAGTCTGTTGGAAGTTGAGGGATCACTGAACCAGAGACAAAGACTGACGGCAGAGGTTTCCGCGCTGGCCGAAGAAGAGCAGAAACTTGATCAACTCATCCAGAGATGCACCCTGGATGCGAAGCACATGAGCGAGTCGCCAAGCAACGAGAA ATATGCATACGTGACATGTGAAGACATGAATCAACTGGGAAACCTTCAGGATCAAACTGTTATTGTTGTCAAAGCACCCAAGGACACGAAACTAGAAGTATTAGATCCTGAGGAG GGTCTCTCCATCCACTTGACCAGCACCAAAGGGCCTTTAGAGGTTCTGTTATGTCCAGATGTAAACGACCACAGTAGTCCGGTGAAAAATGGGAGCATGGACATCAATGGGAACTCACCTTTTCTCAAAGTCTTTCAAG ATTCCACGTCTCCTGGTGCCGCTACCGCTGTATCCGTCAATTCTCTCTCGCCAATCTCATCCCAATTCACAAGTCTTCTACAGCATACGGAAGACCAGATGCCTTCATCCCTGGGGCCTTTCTTGAACCTGGGACCCCCTATCCTGGATCAAGACAACTATCTTTTAGGATTGGGAGACGACCAGGGAATCAGCGACttgtttgacacctgtgactttGATAGGTTGCCTTCACTTGGTTTGGATGATCTCCTGTGTAGCTAG